Part of the Leptodactylus fuscus isolate aLepFus1 chromosome 6, aLepFus1.hap2, whole genome shotgun sequence genome, gaaaaacgtatgccagtttgaacctccaaggtattgacagggcatctaccgccaaaggattgtcttcctggtagagggagcaaaacctcgtcactttggcgttgtactgggtggccatcaggtccacctcggggagaccccacatctcagtgagatgatgaaagatgtccggattttagggaccattcgcctgtcgtcaccaggcctctgcttagctgatccgcaaggatgttcagcccacctcgaatatgaaccgctgatagttgtgaaagattcctctccaccaggagaatattagatttgtcacctgcagaagcgagggggatctggttccctccttgtttgctgatatatcggactgctgttaagttgtctgttctcactctcacagctttcctttgcaggtggggtgcaaacattagaagcacacggtgcaccgcagtgagctctcgccagttggacaaatgagccttctccaagctggttccaggtcccacgtaccggggtctcccccagaagcactccccatcttgtgagggaggcatctgtggtcaacagggtccaggatgtctggaccgtggatttcccatctctgagctgggaccaccaagccagtgatcgatgggttctgatggataactggataggcctctgtagccccgaaggactgtggttcccgactctcaggatctcgcactgtaaggggcgcatgtgccatagggcccacagaactgccttgatggctgcggacatgagacctaggaccttcatggcggtcctgatagtaaccttccgggttgtggataggtgatgagccgcttgaccaatcttctccttccaaggaggaggcagggagatcatcatgctgagagaatcaaagataaaccccagaaattgaattggggtagatggaaccactaccgacttctgccagtttattagccagcccagctcatttaggaaagccacagtggattccaactgtgtagcaagcacctcctttgaccgggcttttaggagccattcgtctagttatgggacaataagatcccttggaggcacagggcggctacgaccggggccactacctttgtgaaggtgtggggggccaaggatttgccgaatgggagagctgtctagataaagttgcttgatgccctgaagagggagggtccttacgtatttgtctggcttgaacaagttgaaggaccgatggatcttggataagccgtgatcaggcggacatatgatgagaccaaatagcctacccagccgatctagatgtgctctcctcagagagggaggcataggtagtcaacagggtctggcgttagctggatcgtggacactctccaccagagagggatgcatcagtggtcaacagggtccagataaattggaccgtggactctacattcaatttcatgttcctcctatggaacgcttatctggatgtgctctccaccagagagggagacataggtagtcaacagggtccggccttagctggaccgtggacactctccaccagagagggatgcatcagtggtcaacagggtccagataaattggaccatgaactcttcatccaattccactttattcctatggaacttttctctagatttgccccactagtgagagagaggcgtttatagtcaacagggtccttaagatggaaccccacctggatgaaagacaaattttgaagaaaaactaaattggcttgacccagactacTGAGTTTTTTGTCaactggatgacacagcctcctccatccaattcctcattgcccgtatgggaatctcctgtagatgcgctctctaccggagagggctgtctctgtggtcaacagggtccagactatctggacatggacatccagcccttaaaatgaagcccctgcAGGCCCCatgggttgtgattccaggcctcagacttaccttctgcaggccgcatgcgctatatggcccaagggactgcaactgcagaccctgacataagatccagtaacctttggcagttaggatggaaacccgctgtatcacctataaataatgcactgctgatatgatcttttcccacctagaggagggagattttcaagcagacagagtccagcatgaagtttagagactttctccatgtgaatggaccatgagaaccacaagtaccttattaacttttttttttttttttttttttttttcatgaatgcaaagtgcaactgggattgaacccaggatactgtggattcaggcatacaagtctgtaaccctacagattgagccactagggcttctatttctaagtaagacctcttatgaaaactgggagagggaaccttaccagaaatctcatgtactccttcacccaggagatgacaacaataaatgaagggctcctagctggaggaccccgtactgacagcagtgcagacatgcataaccttacaacaaattgccttagagcatccaccatcatgtgagcaataagcaaatatgcacctaataagtaatgacagtacataggtatctgaacccttcttttaggttcacagcatatagtccccgcttaggaattaaatgcacattgaaaaaccgcaagaaataaaaaaaatttggttggatcttaccataatggcggtgaatcgacttcgatattgtgaagttgacagagtgcccatagcaatagaaattagtgcttttagtctctgcagtgaacacagagggaaagctgaaagaggacacggcttaccttactgcagggcagtaaatgaactgcagctgaaaaagtcagtaacctgcacaaggcaggtaagacaaaagactgcagtataaacctagatctttcactcagaaagaagggaaagagaagaaaggatctaagacaccttattctaaaccatagaggaggccacagcctcctccacctgtccagtcgcacaggacagaaaaaaacacggggggaggaggtcgctctggcctcttatagggggaaaaactgttagctaattaaaagttccacctgtcctaacagcacacaggggcaggaataccccatcttgtgctgctgtttggcgtaggtggaatatatttaggaaaagtcttcaatttacttaagctaccagtatagataggatccttgagatgggacaagccctttaagaaaatatataagtATGGGGGattagtatgattttttttaatgatgcaatttaggttttatttgtccatctgAAAACTTAGAAAATTTCCCTAGCAGTCAGGTGAGAGAAAAATATGAAACCCCCtggcagtgaaaaggttaaagCTCCATTGAAATCGATGTTTCTTAGATATGGCCACACGATGAATACAGGGAGCTGGATTATTGGATTGTTGCACATGCCTCACTCTACCTACATGTTACCTGCGGTCTTCTCTAGGCACACGACTGGAGGAGAATTAACCAATAAGGAGAAACATTATATTGCCtggaagaaaacaaacaaaataagtcGTCTACGCCCACATGGCATCCTTTAAGTGTCTGAGCTCCTCAGGTAGGAAATAAAGAATCTCAGAGTTCTAGGTGAGACGACCTGTAGTGTCATGTGAGGCCGGGATAAGAGGTAAGTGGAGGAGAGGGGCCAATACTCTGTGCTCTTTGTCCAACCAACTGGctctggctaggttcacacttgcactgaaCTCTCcatccacagactataatggggtccatcgagtTTCTGTAACTTTTATGCTGAAACTagaagagagaaaagttctcagtgcaggacatttctctccactgattttatgCAGAATTTGGAATGAAGTTTCCCTCTGATGCAGATGTAAATCTAGTCTCTGCTGTATCTGAGCGtccatatgtcatatatataaggGGACAGGGGGGATGGAGCTGCAGGATCTGCTGACTCTACTATACATAAAAGCTAATATATTAAACTGACCCATCACTAAACCGCACAGGGGTGGAGGAGTGCGAGGAGCCTGTATTAGGGTATAGTCACACATGGTAGACTGAATGCAGATAATGAAGCTCCATCCATTAGAACAAGGAGGTAACTACAGCAGGTTCATGGATTTCTGTAAATCACAGATATTTCTGCAGCAGATTTACTGCATGTGTATCCTTGTACTAGGGACAGTGAGCCAAGTAAACCAAGATTATTAtagactagctggtacctgcgacttcgtctgcggtgattgtagcagtgggtatatacaggcgtgggtaaggttttcgtactgtgtataaggtatgggatatgaaatgtaactttgtatcttgtttttgctgtaattctaagaatacgtgagacttttgtgttgaagttaatttgtatttgagctgctatacggtgttgtgagaaactttacatagtgactttgggacagaggaatttgaagttaaccctttcccgccgatggcattttttgattttcgtttttgactcccctccttctaaaccccataacttttttatttctccgctcccagagccatatgaggtcttaatttttcctgggacaaatttttcttcatgatgtcaccattatttattgtatataatgtactgggaagcagggaaaaaattcagaatggggtggatttgaagaaaaaatgcatttctgcgactttcttacgggctttggttttacggcgttcactgtgcaaccaaaatgacatgtcccctgtattctgtgttttggtacggttccagggataccaaatttatatggttgtatttacattttgaccccttaaaaaaatccaaaactgtgttaaaaatttttttttttttgaaaagtcaccatatttcgacagccgtaacttttttatacgtgcgtgtacggggatgtatagggcgtctttttttgcgggaccgggtgtactttgtatttctaccattttcgggaaatgttattgctttgatcactttttattcaaatttttatcagaatcaaaacagtgaaaaaacggcgatttggcacttttgaccatttttcccactacggcgtttaccgaacaggaaaaatatttgtatagctttgtagagcgggcgatttcggacgcggggatacctaacatgtatgtgtttcacaggttttaactacttttatatgtgttctagggaaaggggggtgatttgaatttttaatcctttttatttttttttatattttttttttacttttttaaaacttttttttttgcatttattagaccgcctaggggtattgacatgggtgggtggtgtcgcggattgtcagagcggtgggggtgggcaaacatggctgctccggagtgttaaagagagcctcctggagtatcgttaaggtgaggggcaaagtggtaaagtatatgtatatgtgattgtgtggggttaggggctaggctgcagagggcaatatgaattttgtggcttgctatggtccaaagtgtgtgagattgcagagatggtggtgtgagtttgggatttgtgggggtcctggcacaaacgtatgtgcgctattgtgacgaaaagtagcctattgcgcaatcgggtgtattaactatgtttgtggaaactttcagccaaatcggtcgagcgggttttgtgtgattgaggaacaaacatccaaacatccaaacacacaaacccacaaacatccaaactcacaaactttcacatttataatattaataggattattaatCTACTCACTCCTGACCATATATGGTGCTGCCCAGAGCATTACACACAATACAGTACAGCCCCACCTAGTGGTAGAGATATATAGTGCAGGGCTCTGTATATCCCGCACAGGATATTCACATGGTCATATTTGCTGTTGTTACAGATTGTCTTCTCCTGTGTATTGCCCGTCTGTCTGTACACAATGTTACTCCGTCTGCTGCTCCTCCTTAGTCTAGGTAAGGAATTATCTATAGTAAGAAATTGCTCACAAGACAAATCCAGAATCACAAGACGTTACTGACAGACGTTTCTTCTTTCTAGTATCAGTGGATGTGTCAGGACAAAAACGCGGTAAATTCAGTGATATGATTAAGAAAGTGTTAGACAGAAAGAAATCAGACTTCACCTTCTATGGCTGCCAATGTGGAATTTTTCGTGGTACTAAAATAGTGGATGAGATTGATAGGTAAGTAACCTGATATCCTACAGTAGGGGTAGGTAACCTTCAGCaccccagctgttgtaaaactacaactcccagcatgcaaactTACTTTTCTTTTcttggaagtgactggagcatgttgggagttgtagtttcacagcagctggaggttACTGACTCCTGTCCTATAATACAGAtcagtatgtatatacagtatcatacctcccaacttctagaggacagaaagaggaacaaaatgtgcggcacactGCCACaaaatgtagctccacccacttctatatgGACCCGCCCATTCCCAtctatttctctttgtgctccccacacagtataatgctcttacagtcaccctaatacTATATGCTACCATCTTATAACGTCTTCAAATTGACCCCGGAGTTTAAAatctctctcctggtgccccgACGGTTTAATGTTGCCCTCCAGTAGCTCCgtagtttaatgtctcccatcagttgtcccagtttaaactagaAGGGGACATTCAACTAtttcagctggagggggatattaagcgggggggggcaactagagggggacagagaggagGTCTGGTGGCCTCCCGTCTCCCCCCCCCTGTTTTgaatccgggggggggggggttgttcatcttgtgatcgtccgcctcagacggGGGTGGGGAGTTAGGGGGGAGggttcatttccccccatctctgcccctagtttaatgtctcccctcaatccctgcccccagtttcatgtccccccatctctgcccccagtttcatgttcccccatctctgcccccagtttcatgtctcccctctctgcccccagtttcatgtcccccctccatttctgcccccagtttcatgtcccattatctctgcccacagcttcatgctgtccccccttcatctgcccgcagtttcatgggtcccctacattatgttcccctcagtgtttaacacaaaaaaaaaacatttatactcaccttccaacgctcccccacagctctctccgcagcctcactcacatagttgtaggcacggtgtgatgtcatcacatagcgcctacacatgcagaagccggagcgcagcattaaagcaggagctgagctgtgatatctcccaccgaccgggaccgtGAGACAGGACATCGAATccatgaatgtcccgtggaatccaggacggttgggaggtatgtcactgcagtcctatgtaacaccacagataacacagtgataactctctgagtacaggtaatgtagtagatgtcaccggcagtcctatgtaacaccacagataacacagtgataactctctatatacagataatgtagtagatgtcactgcagtcctatgtaacaccacagataacacagtgataactctctgagtacagataatgtagtagatgtcacctgcagtcctatgtaacagcacagataacacagtgataactctctgagtacagataatgtagtagatgtcacctgcagtcccatgtaacaccacagataacacagtgataactctctgagtacaggtaatgtagtagatgtcacctgcagtcctatgtaacaccacagataacacagtgatatctccctgagtacaggtaatgtagtagatgtcacctgcagtcctatgtaacacatgaTGACATTGCTCTGTTTTCCTCCCCTAGGTGCTGTCATAGAAGGGTTTGTTGCTTTTTACGTATCGCAGAAGACGTCTGTAAAAGACTTACCACTCCTTACTATTATTACTCTTACGAGAACGGGACGATCACCTGCAGTAAGTTGGATATTCTGTCGGGATAAAACCATAAAtcttcccattcactgacaacaagcagagatcttgtacaTAGTAAATGGTATAAGAAATCTATTGGGGTCTGTTAACATCATGTTTTGCCGTCCGTTTAGCTAATACAAACCTCTGGGGGATTTATCTTCTAGTCTTTACTCCTCTGCCTGGGGTGGAGATGTCTGTCATTTATTAGGGGGCTCAGCCTCATCTATTACTGACCCCcatcatcagtggcgtaactaggaatggcggggccccgtggcgaacttttgacattgggCCCTCCGtccccgaccgacgccaaagaccttgaccgactgaCCCCTATCCCCCACCCCTGCATTTAtgtgcacactataatgccccatagtgacccctgcacacagtattatgtacccatagtggacacccatgaacaattattatactctggggtctcttcagaccccagagtataataatcagagaccgaggggggatacaaacgtaaaaaaactactgttacttacctatctcccggctccgctgcattctccgctgctgtcagccatcttccgggatgtcatgtgaccggggggtcTGCATTGCGACGCATATGGACAcaggtcccgggtcatgtgacgtcacgcaagtaggcctgaagcatgcccggatcgcggagaggtaagtaacaatattttttatgttcccttacctctcccgagccttcgatcgttatactcgggggtctgaaaagacccccgagtataatagtgcttgtggggcccgcggtgtcacttaccgatcccagcccctgccaggatcggtaagtaagtagggcccgttaccgtctggagtaactccagccgggagcgacctattaaaaaaaatcaaaaaaacgcagtggtagcggctgtcaccgggccccctaatgtcccgagccctgtggcagctgctactgctgctaccacggtagttgcgCCACTGCCCATCATCTATACTACATAGGAGATAGAGCAGAGGTGAGATATAATATACGGAGGGTTCTGGAATAAGTTATATAGGATCTGTGAATAATGGAGGGTAACGCCCCCTCACtctaagccccacccccaacaTACCCTATAAAGGTATAGAACTTTAGCATTCTGCACCTATTAACGCTTTAAAGTGTTGTTTTTAGGGTAAAATTATGGCTGACCTCttctaaggataggacatcagcGTTAGATCGGTGAGGATACAActcctggcacccccactgatcagctgtactcAGTAGTTGatccacagagaatggagcaggaagcagacagcgccattctGTGTGTAGTGGCAGCTTAGTCATCATTCAAGTAAATAGGAGGTTACCTggcctggccactacacagacaaCAGATCTGTCTGGTTCCTATtagccccctccc contains:
- the LOC142210117 gene encoding basic phospholipase A2 homolog ammodytin L-like, with the translated sequence MASFKCLSSSVSVDVSGQKRGKFSDMIKKVLDRKKSDFTFYGCQCGIFRGTKIVDEIDRCCHRRVCCFLRIAEDVCKRLTTPYYYYSYENGTITCNDEDVSSCARQVCECDKAAVLCIKSQKYIEEHRRYVISRKCKGLSAVC